The Andreesenia angusta genome contains the following window.
AAGAAGTTCAAGAAGATAAACTCGGAGCTTAGAAGCTCTATAGATAGAATAGTAAAGGGCATAATATGGATACTGCTTCCCTTGGGATCTCTTCTTATGGCCAGCCAGATTCTTTTCAGCGACAAATCCTGGAATGAAGCCGTTTTAAGCTCCATAGCCGGAATAGTAGGTATGGTTCCAGAAGGGCTTGTGCTTTTGACTACTGTGTCTTTCTTGGTTGGTGTCATAAGGCTTTCAAAGTGGAATACACTTGTGCAGGAACTTCCTGCCACTGAGGTCTTGGCAAGGGTGGACACCATATGCCTCGACAAGACAGGAACCTTGACAGAGGGGAATCTAGTACTGTCGGATATAATCTTCACAGACAAGACCAAGAGCAGCAGCTGTATAGAGCGAGAGATTGCGGCCACTGTTCACGCTTTTGCATCTTCGAATCCGACTAAAAAGGCCATAGTTTCCAGATTCCCTGTAGATCCAGGCCTTTCTGTTTCCGAGAAAGTCCCGTTTTCATCTGAGAAAAAGTGGAGTGCAGTAAGGCTCTCAGACGGAAAGGTGCTTGCTCTAGGGGCTCCTGAGGTGCTTGCAGACAATTTAGATGCTTATGGAGCTGATAGCTTGGCCTCGAGCGGAAAGAGGGTTCTCCTGTTCGCAGTTGGAAGTGGCTCTACTGTGGAAGCAGCCTTCAAATCTGGACTTTCCCCTGCAGCGATTTTGGTGCTTGAAGACAGAGTGAGGTCGGATGCTCCAGAAACGCTTGCCTATTTCAAGGATCAGGGCGTTGAAGTAAAGATAATATCTGGTGATAATCCTGTCACCGTATCTGCAATTGCAAGCGAGGCCGGTGTAGAGCATGCCGAAAGATATATAGATGCGCGTACTCTCCCTGAAGATGTGTCGGAGCTAGTTCCATTCCTAGAAGAGTACACTGTGTTTGGAAGGGTTACTCCTCACCAAAAGCGAGACCTTGTAAAGGCTCTCAAGTCTACAGGCAAGACAGTTGCCATGACTGGCGATGGGGTAAACGACATACTGGCCCTGAAAGAGTCGGATTGTGGAATAGCTCTGGCTTCTGGAAGCGAGGCCACCAAGTCTGTAGCCCAGCTTGTGCTCTTGGACTCTAACTTCTCAAGCCTTCCTAAAGTAGTTTCAGAGGGCAGGAGAATAGTAAACAACTTAGAGAGGGTTGCAGCGCTTTATCTGACCAAGACGATATACTCAATAGCCCTTGCCCTTATATTCTCGCTTACGACGCTGCCTTATCCATTTATACCTATACACTTGACGCTTATGGGGTCATTGGCCATAGGAATACCCTCTTTCTTCTTGGCACTTTCGCCAAACGACAGAAAGGTCAGCCGAGGGTTTCTCTACAGGGTGCTTTCCACAACTGTACCAAAGGGGATCACAGTTGCGCTTTCCACTTTCCTGATGTTTGCCATTGCCCACTTCTCGGGCTTGGACCTAGACTCAACCAGGACTCTCAGTGTGCTTATCTCAGGCGGCATAAGCTTAGTTGTCCTCCTGAAAGTCGCAAGGCCTCTGACCGTTCCAAAGCTCTTGCTTGTATCGGCTATGAGTGCTGTATTCGGACTTAGCTTTGTATTCCCCTTTGGGAGAGCTCTATTTTCCTTTACGATCTCTAGCTTAAGGCATATGGCTATAGCCGGCGGAATAGTATTCGCATCCTACTTTGTCATAGATGCGGGCGTGCTGGCGTTTAAAAAGCTCTTCCCCCATACGGCTTCAAACAAGTAAAAGCGTCCTAATGGACGCTTTTAGCTTATCTCTATTCCTCCAAATGCCACAAAGCACTTTATTCTCACTACTGGCAAGCTTGGATCTTTTGTGGGTAGCTTCTTGTTCTCCCACCCACCAAATATGGGAATTCCGCTTATTATCACGTTGCAGTTCTCCGGCAGCCTTATCTCCACACCACCAAACATGGCTGTCAAGCTCAGCTCGCACCTCTCAGGGTCTATCGTGGCAGGCCTTAAGTCTATTTCGGCAGCTCCAAAGACTGTTGTCACCGCTCCTCCTTTGAACTTAGACGACTCGTTCAAAGTCGTAAGGCTTGAGAATATGTTCATGTAGTCGATGTAGTCGTCGCTCTGAATATCGTCGTGACTCATCTTTATTCCTTTGCCCTCTCCTGAAAACAGTATAAGTATACCTATCAAAATTATGACTGCAGGCCAGTACCTGTGAAGCAGAGTGGAAAAGTTGAACTCGTTTATCCTGACTGTAAATATGACTATCCCGGCCAAGATAAAGAGTATCCCCATAACGGTTTTTCGTTTCATATCTATCACCTCTCTCTTTATGGACTTTTTACCCCTTTTGAAGCTAAAAAAACAAAGAGGGTGCACTGTATCACACCCCCTCTGTTTAGCTCTTGACTTTTCTGTCGTTCCTTATTCTCTCTCTCTGCACCGAGAATATGTAGCTGACTATTTTGTCTACTACCTTATCTCCAAGCTCTAGAAACTTAATTCCATACTTTTCATCGTGGTGGTTTATACCTGGCATTATGCTCACCACTTCACCGTCTAGCTCTAAAAACTCTCCGTCTATTTCCACCTCTACAAGCAGCTTTTGGCCCTTGTAGAACTTTTCTTCACTTTTCACCTGCATTCCGCCCCCACCTAAGTCTACAGTCTTGCCCTCGACTATGTCTTCGGAGTCAGCCTTCATTATCCTCACAGGCTTCATTATCGAAAGCCTGAAGTAATTCCTTCTCTCAAACCTCTCCACCTCAGAGTTGATCTCTATCTTGCTCAAGTGGAAATTGCCTTCCTTGAAATTGTCTATAGCTACACCTCTTGCTTTATAGACCTTGTCTCCTGTAAACACTATTATTACAACTCTGCTGTTGGTAGGTATCCTCAGTATAGCTCCTTTGCATATGGGCGAAAGCACTGTAAGTACATTTGATTCTATCTTTTCTATTCTAGTTGTGAATTCATTTTCCTCCATAAGAGTCACAGTTTCGAGCATAACTCTGTCTCCCTCTTTGAACATGCTTAAGTCCATTTCACTCTCCCCTTTTCAAATTGCGAATAGGTATATTATACTACAAACTCCTGCAAGTCTCACCTCTATTTTGCCTATCTTCGCCTTTTCTTTCCCTAGATATTAAACACGGGCTGTGATAAAATGTAACTGTTGCACTTTTTATCAGCTTTCAAAAATATTTTTAAAAGGAGCCGTTATGTATCTATCTATAAAAAAATTTGATGAACTCAGCACTAGAGAATTGTACGACATTCTTAAAAAAAGAGAAGAGGTCTTCATAGTCGAGCAGAAATGCCCTTATCCAGACTGCGATGGAAAAGACCTAGAATCCTACCACATGCTGTACAAAGACGGCGAAAAACTTGTGGGATACCTCAGGATACTTCCGAAGGGTCTTTCCTACGATGAAATTTCGCTTGGGAGAATTTTGATAGACAGCAGCTACAGAGAGCAAAAGCTTGGGTCTAGAATGGTGAAGAAAGCCCTTGAATTTGTCGAGACGGTTCTTTGCGAAAATCGCGTCAGGATATCTGCGCAGCTATACCTTTTGAACTTTTACTCTAGTCTAGGATTCGAGTCAGTCGGCTCTCCCTATGAGGAGGACTGGATTCCACATATAGAAATGCTGTACAAAAAAGAAGATTAGGATCCTAATCTTCTTTTTTTATTTCAAAGTCGGAAAAATACAGTTCGTATGTATCTTCCATGTCTTTGTTCAGTTTATCCATAGTCTTTCTATACCTTGCAAGCAGGTCTTCTCCTCTTTCTGTAAGCGAGGATCCGCCCCCTCTAGAGCCTCCCACTTTTGTATCCAGCACCTTGAATCCGACTCTGCTCTCTAATGCCTTTACCAAGTTGTGAGCCTTGTTGTAAGACATCTTCATGTTCTTGGCCGCCTCAGAGAGAGAGCCTCCAGACTTCACCTTCATGAGAAGTTCATAAACACCTATTCCAAAGAGCTTGTCTCCATTTTCGTCTTCTATCCAAATACGTCCCTTTACTCTCATATTTACTCCTTTCCGAACATCTGTCTGTATTTTTCACCTAGATACCCTATATATGTATCTGTAGATACGAATAGTGCTATATAGACTATCTGGTATAAAAAGTTGACTCTTCCGTCTAAGAAAAGCAGCAGTAAGAAGCCAGCCAGGAGGAACACCATCCTCTTCTTGAAGTCTAGGCCTATCTTCAGTATAAGTATCCTAAAGAGCCTGATTCTATCTACCATGAATTGCATATTCTTGACGTTTAAAAGCACGCTGAGTATATACACAGCCATAACTATTGCCGCTCTCTTGACGTCTAGTTCTCCTGAAATCCAAAGCACTGCACTCAAGAAAATCGGCCAAAAAAGAAGCAATGATTTGAGCTTTTCCTTTGGAAGCTTGTTGTAGCTCATAGCATCACCTTTTTCTATTTGTTTAGTACATTATACCACAGTTTTTTAGCAAAATAAAAAGAGCCTCCATCTTCAGCAAGGATGCTCTTAAGTGTCGCTACGCCCCTTTTTGAGCGCTGTAAACATTTATCTCTCTGTAGACTCCGCTTTCCCTTTTCACAGGACAGAATCCCCCAAGTTTCACTGCCTCTATAAAGTCCTTGTGGTCCCTTATAGTACCGTCGAACTTAGTTGCATAGCAACCTATCTGCTTTGTGACATGTGCGTCACTAGCCCCCATAGATGGCATATTGCACTCTGTAGCCAGTGCATAGGCGTAGAGATTGTGGTGCGGATGAGTACTGCCGTTGAAAGACTCTACAGCTGTAAGGTCGCCGCTCACCTCTTTTATATAGTCTTTAAGACCTCTGTTGTTAGTCCTAAAGGGATGCGCACTTGCAGTGACTCCCCCCGCCATCTTGACTTTTCTGACCAAGTCAGCTGACTCTATCCTGTAGTCTGGTATATCGTCTAGTCCGTATACCAGTATATCTCCCTGCTTTGTAAGTATCTCTGCACCAACTATGACCAAGAGTCCGTCTATTACAGCCGACTCTCCTATCTCATGCCTAAGCCTGTTGTTGTCATGGTTTGTTATGCAGACACCGTCTAGCTTTCTATCTTTGGCCGTTGCTATAACCTCATCTAAGCTCATATGGCTGTCTGATGAGTATTTGCTTTCGTGTATATGAGTGTCTATTATCATGGCTTCTCCTTCCCACACTTTTTCATCTATTTTTGTTATTCCCGAGTCATTTACTCAATTGTAACACATTTATACCCAGTAGTCGTGGTTCTATGCCATTTAATAGATATGCTTTTTTTATGCCATTTTATATTTCTATAGTTTTTTTCTATAATAAATCTTGTTGCTTTTCTATGTCGCCTTTCTTTACTGCTTTTCCCATTATAAATGCCATAATGTATATCATGGGCACAGTCATTACCCACCTTATCATCATAAACTCAAACCCCAAGAATCTGCCCTCGTTGGCCAACATAGGTATCTTTATTACAGCCCATGCACCTATTATTATCACCACGTTCTTTACGCTGGCTCCCTTTTTGAGCAGCATATTACATAGCGGAAAAGCCGCGTATACAGGCCCTGCCGATAGACTTCCAAGAAGAAATGAAAACACTGTCCCTTTTATCCCGGAGTCTTCTCCAAGGTACTCGGCTATCTTTTTTTTGGGAATCCAGGTCTCAATGAAGACTATCATCATAAACACAACAGGCATCACGAGGAGCATCTCCTTTATGTAGTAGCCACTGCTTTTGACGGAGTCAAGCGCCATCTGTCTGCTGAAA
Protein-coding sequences here:
- a CDS encoding flagellar brake protein → MDLSMFKEGDRVMLETVTLMEENEFTTRIEKIESNVLTVLSPICKGAILRIPTNSRVVIIVFTGDKVYKARGVAIDNFKEGNFHLSKIEINSEVERFERRNYFRLSIMKPVRIMKADSEDIVEGKTVDLGGGGMQVKSEEKFYKGQKLLVEVEIDGEFLELDGEVVSIMPGINHHDEKYGIKFLELGDKVVDKIVSYIFSVQRERIRNDRKVKS
- a CDS encoding permease — encoded protein: MKTLKKNKLLIAVALAYIAVAIFSRQMALDSVKSSGYYIKEMLLVMPVVFMMIVFIETWIPKKKIAEYLGEDSGIKGTVFSFLLGSLSAGPVYAAFPLCNMLLKKGASVKNVVIIIGAWAVIKIPMLANEGRFLGFEFMMIRWVMTVPMIYIMAFIMGKAVKKGDIEKQQDLL
- a CDS encoding HAD-IC family P-type ATPase, which gives rise to MKNIRGLNSLEVNERISKGLINTRPALPARTVGQIIRSNVFTLFNGLNLVLASLVLLAGSPKNALFAGVILTNTAMGIFQELKAKSTIEKLSLLNQNSVEVLRDGDLVSIPGEEIVLDDVVALSPGDQIAADGILLSEELLEVDESSLTGESDPVLKSSGAQILSGSFVVSGGGLLKITDVGEKTYISKLSDEAKKFKKINSELRSSIDRIVKGIIWILLPLGSLLMASQILFSDKSWNEAVLSSIAGIVGMVPEGLVLLTTVSFLVGVIRLSKWNTLVQELPATEVLARVDTICLDKTGTLTEGNLVLSDIIFTDKTKSSSCIEREIAATVHAFASSNPTKKAIVSRFPVDPGLSVSEKVPFSSEKKWSAVRLSDGKVLALGAPEVLADNLDAYGADSLASSGKRVLLFAVGSGSTVEAAFKSGLSPAAILVLEDRVRSDAPETLAYFKDQGVEVKIISGDNPVTVSAIASEAGVEHAERYIDARTLPEDVSELVPFLEEYTVFGRVTPHQKRDLVKALKSTGKTVAMTGDGVNDILALKESDCGIALASGSEATKSVAQLVLLDSNFSSLPKVVSEGRRIVNNLERVAALYLTKTIYSIALALIFSLTTLPYPFIPIHLTLMGSLAIGIPSFFLALSPNDRKVSRGFLYRVLSTTVPKGITVALSTFLMFAIAHFSGLDLDSTRTLSVLISGGISLVVLLKVARPLTVPKLLLVSAMSAVFGLSFVFPFGRALFSFTISSLRHMAIAGGIVFASYFVIDAGVLAFKKLFPHTASNK
- a CDS encoding winged helix-turn-helix domain-containing protein, whose translation is MRVKGRIWIEDENGDKLFGIGVYELLMKVKSGGSLSEAAKNMKMSYNKAHNLVKALESRVGFKVLDTKVGGSRGGGSSLTERGEDLLARYRKTMDKLNKDMEDTYELYFSDFEIKKED
- a CDS encoding GNAT family N-acetyltransferase; translated protein: MYLSIKKFDELSTRELYDILKKREEVFIVEQKCPYPDCDGKDLESYHMLYKDGEKLVGYLRILPKGLSYDEISLGRILIDSSYREQKLGSRMVKKALEFVETVLCENRVRISAQLYLLNFYSSLGFESVGSPYEEDWIPHIEMLYKKED
- a CDS encoding PHP-associated domain-containing protein — encoded protein: MWEGEAMIIDTHIHESKYSSDSHMSLDEVIATAKDRKLDGVCITNHDNNRLRHEIGESAVIDGLLVIVGAEILTKQGDILVYGLDDIPDYRIESADLVRKVKMAGGVTASAHPFRTNNRGLKDYIKEVSGDLTAVESFNGSTHPHHNLYAYALATECNMPSMGASDAHVTKQIGCYATKFDGTIRDHKDFIEAVKLGGFCPVKRESGVYREINVYSAQKGA
- a CDS encoding LiaF transmembrane domain-containing protein, producing the protein MKRKTVMGILFILAGIVIFTVRINEFNFSTLLHRYWPAVIILIGILILFSGEGKGIKMSHDDIQSDDYIDYMNIFSSLTTLNESSKFKGGAVTTVFGAAEIDLRPATIDPERCELSLTAMFGGVEIRLPENCNVIISGIPIFGGWENKKLPTKDPSLPVVRIKCFVAFGGIEIS